The following coding sequences are from one Scomber japonicus isolate fScoJap1 chromosome 3, fScoJap1.pri, whole genome shotgun sequence window:
- the tamm41 gene encoding phosphatidate cytidylyltransferase, mitochondrial, whose product MTLPALHNTGVIYRRILSQFPQDISLAFAYGSGVFKQHGTSQGQMDKNMLDFVFAVDDPVTWHTMNLLQNRKHYSILKLLGPTMISSIQNEHGAAVYYNTLVPVDGRIIKYGVISTDSLIDDLMHWKTMYVAGRLHKPVRMLVQNENAKLRAALVANLKSAVTASFLMLPESFSEEDLFLQMAGLSYAGDFRMVIGEDKSKVTNIVRDNIQHFRILYSNILRDCPQVVYKPHQGKLEVDKSPEGQFIQLMALPRTLQQRITKLVDPPGKNRDVEEILLQVAQDPDCGAVVQQGISSIVKTSSITQSIKGIATAGMWKTVSYSSKKLIKMWKGWRRKPSVSQMS is encoded by the exons ATGACTCTGCCAGCTTTGCACAACACCGGCGTGATTTACAGGAGGATATTGTCGCAGTTCCCTCAGGACATCAGCTTAGCTTTTGCTTATGGATCTGGTGTTTTTAAACAACACGGCACCAGCCAAGGTCAAATGGAC AAGAACATGCTGGACTTTGTGTTCGCGGTGGACGACCCAGTGACGTGGCACACCATGAATCTGCTACAGAACCGCAAACACTACTCCATCCTCAAGCTGCTGGGGCCCACCATGATCAGCTCCATCCAAAATGAACACGGGGCTGCAGTGTATTACAACACACTCGTGCCTGTGGATGGGAGG atAATCAAATACGGGGTGATAAGTACAGACTCTCTCATTGATGACCTGATGCACTGGAAGACCATGTATGTTGCTGGACGCCTTCACAAACCA GTGAGAATGCTCGTGCAGAATGAGAACGCAAAGCTGCGCGCTGCTCTGGTGGCCAACCTGAAGAGTGCTGTGACGGCCTCCTTCCTCATGCTGCCAGAGAGCTTCAGTGAGGAAGACCTTTTCCTGCAAATGGCTGGTCTTTCTTATGCTG GCGATTTTAGGATGGTGATTGGAGAGGATAAATCCAAGGTGACTAATATCGTCAGAGACAACATTCAGCACTTCCGGATTCTGTACAGTAACATCCTAAGGGACTGTCCTCAAGTGGTctacaaacctcatcaaggaAAATTAGAG GTAGACAAAAGCCCAGAAGGCCAGTTTATCCAGCTCATGGCACTGCCCCGCACCCTGCAGCAAAGGATTACAAAACTGGTTGACCCTCCGGGGAAGAATCGAGATGTGGAGGAGATCCTGCTGCAGGTGGCTCAGGACCCAGACTGTGGAGCTGTTGTACAGCAAG GTATCTCTTCTATTGTGAAAACCTCCAGTATAACACAGAGTATCAAAGGCATTGCTACAGCTG GCATGTGGAAGACAGTGTCGTACAGCTCCAAAAAACTGATAAAGATGTGGAAGGGCTGGAGGAGGAAGCCGTCTGTGTCACAGATGTCGTGA